In Plasmodium falciparum 3D7 genome assembly, chromosome: 6, the following proteins share a genomic window:
- a CDS encoding choline/ethanolaminephosphotransferase, putative, with the protein MGILFKLNKSVYSNCKSYVYKSGGNSLLDNLFDAFWNICVKFVPKSITPNLLTLLGFLCSTIAFVLTFVFDSQNKKYDYIYIYAGIFLFIYQTFDALDGKQARKTNTSSPLGQLFDHGCDSITTSFFVFIACKAAGFPKSLIYYILLAIVQIQGYMFSWMEYHTKVFNTSVGKIGTTESHVLVITMCILRGLKGAGVFQRTTLKDILPKSISSVLCKCVLSVTMNYVILIPVIFFIILSISRCTYIGMQNAKKKKSEAIMQLAVVYIFSLMQYYFYYTNVTPKTELICFSIIALYSCFYNLFINLSTILKIKMDLIPVPVIFYYLSILLIFLKRNTKYKFLKHPLLKDSYILYYILFFGIIYLLDYAHTIITNICKELNITFIFNKKYKKK; encoded by the exons atggggattctttttaaattaaataaaagtgTTTATTCAAATTGTAAATCTTATGTTTATAAGAGTGGAGGGAATTCACTCCTTGACAATCTTTTTGATGCTTTCTGGAATATTTGTGTAAAATTCGTACCAAAG TCCATAACACCAAACCTCTTAACATTATTAGGATTCTTATGTTCAACAATTGCTTTTGTTCTTACATTTGTTTTTGATtctcaaaataaaaaatatgattatatctACATATATGCAGGAAtctttttattcatataccaa aCATTTGATGCCCTTGATGGAAAACAAGCTAGAAAAACTAATACAAGTTCACCTTTGGGACAATTATTTGATCATGGATGTGATTCAATAACAACG TCCTTCTTTGTTTTTATTGCTTGCAAGGCAGCTGGGTTCCCAAAATCTTTGATCTATTATATT cTATTAGCAATTGTGCAAATTCAAGGATACATGTTTTCA tgGATGGAATATCACACAAAAGTATTTAACACTTCTGTAGGAAAAATCGGAACCACTGAATCTCACGTTTTA GTTATAACCATGTGTATTCTTAGAGGACTTAAAGGAGCAGGCGTATTCCAAAGAACCACATTGAAAGATATCTTACCAAAGAGCATAAG ctCCGTTTTATGCAAATGTGTCTTAAGCGTAACCATGAACTATGTTATCTTAATCCCTGTTATCTTCTT tattaTCCTTTCCATCTCAAGATGTACCTATATAGGAATGCAAAATgctaagaaaaagaaaagcgAAGCTATCa tgCAATTAGCCGTTGTTTACATTTTCAGCCTCATGCAATACTATTTCTACTACACAa atGTAACACCAAAAACTGAATTAATCTGCTTTTCCATAATAGCCTTATACTCCTGCTTTtacaatttatttattaacttATCAACAATATTAaag attaAAATGGATTTGATCCCCGTCCCAGTTATATTTTACTATCTCTCCATATTGTTAATCTTTTTAAAACGCAACACAAAATACAAATTCTTAAAACACCCACTTCTTAAAGATtcctatattttatattatattttattctttggTATTATATACTTACTTGATTATGCACATACTATCATAACCAATATTTGcaaagaattaaatattacttttatctttaacaaaaaatacaagaaaaaataa
- a CDS encoding protease, putative, translated as MQYELLINNYNEDEHKDNTDRLSFMKFIRFLYCCFSVMLLIGFSCITNGNRGIGFLLFSFFPSFFYLYMFKKKIQREISFVHVIEMVLYGSIISVIFASVLEYVLSFYFFYFSTMCFTNEVKRSLYFAYSIIVFFYFFFIIAYVEEFSKIIPMLFVYINIPHYKNEYKELPLVNESHILEDPNYEEGENVQEYRRTKLQYIIVNDELEYIFFSLCSSAGFSSTENLFYSTQTTKDNFFCIIILRNLICVLFHMCCTGISSYNIYNYVNHKYKKGCFLRCVYILGSLFSSSLFHAVYDYTIYFSSMNIPSYQIIFLKILFTYSFISILLMFFFSVIRNMI; from the exons ATGCAATATGAACTATTG attaataattataatgaagatGAACATAAAGATAATACAGATCGACTGTCTTTTATGAAATTTATTCGATTTTTGTATTGCTGTTTCTCTGTAATGCTTTTAATTG gttTTTCTTGTATCACTAATGGGAACAGAGGAATTggatttttacttttttcattttttccaagttttttttatttatatat gtttaagaaaaaaatccAAAGGGAAATAAGCTTTGTTCATGTAATAGAAATGGTACTATATGGATCAATCATATCAGTGATTTTTGCCAGTGTTTTAGAATAtgttttatcattttattttttttatttttccacTATGTGTTTTACAAATGAAGTAAAAAGGTCCCTTTATTTTGCGTATTCCATAATcgtattttttt actttttttttataatagcTTATGTAGAAGAGTTTTCGAAGATTATACCAATgctatttgtatatataaatataccacattataaaaatgaatataaagaattacCCTTAGTTAACGAGAGCCATATTTTAGAAGACCCTAATTATGAAGAAGGAGAGAACGTACAGGAATATAGAAGGACAAAACTTCAATACATTATAGTGAATGACGAAttggaatatatttttttctccttATGTTCTTCAGCTGG TTTTTCAAGTACTgagaatttattttattcaacGCAAACTACCAAGGACAACTTTTTTtgtatcataatattaag aaaTTTAATATGTGTGCTATTTCATATGTGTTGCACGGGTATTTcatcttataatatatataattatgttaaCCACAAATACAAAAAgg GTTGTTTTTTGAGATGTGTATACATATTGGGATCTCTATTTTCATCTTCTTTATTTCACGCTGTTTATGACTATACGATATATTTTAGTTCGATGAACATTCCTTCTtatcaaataatttttttaaaaatattgtttACTTATAGTTTTATTTCAATTTTGttgatgtttttttttagtgtAATTAGGAACatgatataa